The Methanohalophilus levihalophilus genome has a segment encoding these proteins:
- the trmY gene encoding tRNA (pseudouridine(54)-N(1))-methyltransferase TrmY: MKHFLIIGHKAVTSGDYSLNDMPGSAGRMDILCRCVSSAFFLSHDLRRDVQIHLLLLGEPHPGRYVRFEGEHVRYLSPDERSAGALIKKALQKDVSSFESRSTPGVNTRTATLKELLDEFLEKGCELVYLREDGDDLRSTADFAEDTVFILGDHVGVTEEEEKLILDAGARLLSIGPLSLHANHCITIIHNELDRRGGEKQ, translated from the coding sequence ATGAAACACTTTTTGATAATCGGTCACAAAGCCGTTACAAGCGGGGATTATTCCCTTAATGACATGCCCGGTTCAGCCGGAAGGATGGACATCCTTTGCAGGTGTGTCAGTTCTGCTTTTTTCTTATCTCATGATCTTCGCAGGGATGTCCAAATTCATTTGCTCCTGCTCGGAGAGCCACATCCGGGAAGGTATGTTAGATTTGAAGGGGAACATGTTCGCTACCTGAGTCCGGATGAAAGAAGCGCAGGTGCACTAATCAAAAAAGCATTACAAAAAGATGTTTCCAGTTTTGAAAGCCGTTCAACTCCTGGCGTGAATACCCGTACTGCCACTCTTAAGGAATTGCTTGATGAATTTTTGGAAAAGGGTTGTGAACTTGTGTATCTCAGGGAAGATGGTGATGATCTCAGAAGCACCGCAGATTTTGCGGAAGATACTGTTTTTATACTAGGTGATCATGTTGGGGTCACTGAAGAAGAAGAGAAACTAATACTGGATGCAGGAGCAAGACTTCTTTCCATAGGTCCCCTGTCACTGCATGCAAATCACTGTATTACAATAATTCACAACGAACTTGATCGCCGGGGAGGAGAGAAACAATGA
- a CDS encoding tRNA pseudouridine(54/55) synthase Pus10 — MSILEIAKKILPEGPICDHCMGRQFANLSTGLTNDERGRAVKLALAMEADKLNKDEDDKSLLEQLSPSSRNARLSLKDSGKKDEQCWVCLGIFDRVEEWADRALKAVEEIEYSTFVVGTKVSGLLSENEEILWAESGTTYGEPIKSEINREVGKLIAAKSGKEVDIKNPDVVITLDIAKEVVYTQIRSIYIAGRYRKFIRGIPQTRWPCRSCRGRGCEKCNQTGQQYPESVDELIRGPVIKATNGEDTRFHGSGREDIDALMLGTGRPFVVEALSPKIRTIDVAAIQDEINRESAGKVEVEGLKLVSKDLIHALKSSKADKVYKLKVTFSDPVPENTLRSAVEKLTGSRIEQRTPNRVSHRRADLVRERNVHSMELLEYHDEYSIFKVDCQGGLYVKELVSGDENRTSPSLTGLIGVQALVEELDVIDVKIDL, encoded by the coding sequence ATGAGTATCCTTGAAATTGCAAAGAAGATTTTGCCGGAAGGCCCCATCTGTGATCACTGCATGGGAAGGCAGTTTGCAAACCTTTCCACAGGTCTTACAAATGATGAGAGGGGAAGAGCGGTCAAGCTTGCACTTGCAATGGAAGCTGATAAACTGAACAAGGATGAAGACGATAAATCCCTTCTGGAACAACTTTCTCCTTCAAGCCGCAATGCCAGACTTAGCCTTAAGGATTCAGGAAAAAAAGATGAACAATGCTGGGTTTGCCTTGGTATTTTTGACAGGGTTGAAGAGTGGGCAGACAGAGCCCTAAAGGCTGTTGAAGAAATTGAATACTCAACTTTTGTCGTTGGTACAAAGGTAAGTGGTCTTCTTTCTGAAAATGAGGAAATCCTCTGGGCTGAATCCGGTACAACCTATGGTGAACCTATAAAGAGCGAAATTAACCGGGAAGTCGGGAAACTGATAGCTGCAAAGAGCGGCAAAGAAGTGGATATCAAGAATCCTGATGTTGTTATAACTCTCGATATTGCAAAGGAAGTTGTTTACACTCAGATTCGTTCCATTTATATTGCAGGCCGATACAGGAAATTCATTCGCGGAATTCCGCAGACGCGCTGGCCATGTCGTAGCTGCCGTGGCAGGGGTTGTGAGAAATGCAACCAGACGGGACAGCAATATCCTGAATCAGTTGACGAACTGATTCGCGGACCTGTTATCAAAGCTACAAATGGTGAAGACACACGCTTCCATGGATCAGGCAGGGAGGATATTGATGCCCTTATGCTTGGAACAGGCCGGCCGTTTGTTGTGGAAGCTTTATCTCCCAAAATCCGTACTATCGATGTAGCTGCTATTCAGGACGAGATTAACCGTGAATCTGCAGGAAAAGTTGAGGTTGAAGGGCTCAAACTGGTCTCAAAAGATCTGATTCACGCATTAAAGAGCTCAAAGGCGGATAAAGTTTATAAGCTTAAAGTTACATTCAGTGACCCGGTTCCAGAGAACACTCTCCGATCAGCCGTTGAAAAACTCACAGGCTCACGGATTGAACAGCGAACCCCAAATCGCGTATCCCATCGTCGTGCGGATCTCGTAAGGGAACGAAATGTGCATTCCATGGAATTACTTGAGTACCATGATGAATACTCAATATTCAAAGTGGATTGCCAGGGTGGTTTGTATGTCAAGGAACTTGTTTCCGGGGATGAAAACCGAACATCTCCAAGTCTGACTGGTCTTATTGGTGTTCAGGCTCTTGTAGAAGAACTGGATGTCATTGACGTAAAAATAGATCTCTGA
- a CDS encoding 50S ribosomal protein L21e, with the protein MPTSHGPKCCTRYKLKKTVRERGLSPISRAIQDFAEGQMVHIDIDPSVQKGMPNPKFQGKTGKVVSQRGRAYILHVREGNATKEVISLPEHLKPQKY; encoded by the coding sequence ATGCCTACATCCCATGGTCCAAAATGTTGTACCAGATACAAATTGAAGAAGACAGTAAGAGAAAGAGGACTCTCACCAATAAGCAGGGCTATTCAGGACTTTGCTGAAGGCCAGATGGTCCACATTGACATTGATCCAAGCGTACAGAAAGGAATGCCAAACCCCAAATTCCAGGGTAAGACCGGGAAAGTAGTTTCACAGCGCGGTCGTGCATACATCCTCCATGTACGTGAAGGCAATGCAACAAAAGAGGTTATTTCCCTTCCGGAACACCTCAAGCCACAGAAGTACTGA
- a CDS encoding RNA polymerase Rpb4 family protein, with amino-acid sequence MIVKEVLEEELLTLPEAREILDGILQERTERDEELGYEFRKAVNHADLFSKTTAAKARTLVNKLLEMEKMKPEIAIHIADLMPLSRDEVRSIYAKERFTLSDEELDTILELVMENME; translated from the coding sequence ATGATAGTAAAGGAAGTTCTTGAGGAAGAATTGCTCACATTACCGGAAGCCCGTGAGATCCTGGATGGGATCCTTCAGGAACGTACCGAACGTGATGAAGAGCTTGGTTACGAGTTCAGGAAAGCTGTAAACCATGCTGATCTTTTTTCCAAGACAACGGCTGCAAAAGCCAGGACGCTTGTTAACAAGCTTCTTGAAATGGAAAAAATGAAACCTGAAATCGCAATTCACATTGCTGATTTGATGCCTCTTTCAAGGGATGAAGTGAGATCTATTTATGCAAAAGAGCGCTTCACTCTCTCTGATGAGGAACTCGATACTATTCTCGAGTTGGTAATGGAAAATATGGAATAA
- a CDS encoding DUF655 domain-containing protein, which yields MHAKGKKPEREEYAWVLDYLPYGNPNDSRPTYQKKPLVQGVGDNQFVLMELVPKEGVAPEIQSRVYIGEGDREEIDHVKHRIHYNDLSSGSQLEIPFVLEQSVKHHEERFVKFFNEAHPITTRLHMLELLPGIGKKLMWAIIDERKKGEFKSFADLHERVGAMHTPEKVVVNRILEELKDDNIKYRLFTRPMHRRQD from the coding sequence ATGCACGCCAAGGGGAAAAAACCAGAGCGAGAAGAGTACGCATGGGTACTTGACTACTTACCTTACGGGAATCCGAATGACAGCAGGCCAACTTACCAGAAAAAGCCTCTTGTTCAGGGTGTCGGCGACAATCAGTTTGTGCTGATGGAATTGGTACCTAAGGAAGGCGTAGCTCCTGAAATCCAGTCAAGGGTTTACATTGGTGAAGGTGATCGTGAAGAGATCGATCATGTTAAACACCGCATTCATTATAATGACCTGAGCAGTGGCTCACAATTGGAGATTCCCTTTGTTCTTGAACAATCGGTAAAGCATCATGAAGAAAGATTTGTTAAATTCTTCAATGAAGCCCATCCCATCACAACCCGCCTCCATATGCTGGAATTGCTTCCGGGTATCGGTAAAAAGCTCATGTGGGCTATAATCGATGAGCGCAAAAAAGGGGAATTCAAGAGTTTTGCAGATCTTCATGAGCGCGTAGGTGCAATGCACACCCCTGAAAAGGTTGTTGTGAATCGTATTCTTGAAGAATTAAAGGATGACAACATCAAATATCGCCTTTTTACCCGTCCAATGCATCGCAGGCAAGACTGA
- the rsmA gene encoding 16S rRNA (adenine(1518)-N(6)/adenine(1519)-N(6))-dimethyltransferase RsmA, with protein sequence MVRDLLVRYGVTGGSHDQHFLIDEDILDLIADAANLSKNDHVLEIGGGIGNLTQRLLKKAGKVTVIEYDPYLVDVLNDRFGDMDNFEVIHGDAVKVDLPSFNKVVANLPYSISSPITFRLLKHGFDLAVLMYQYEFAKRMISPSGSKEYGRLSVGIQHYADADIIIKISPSAFSPRPEVWSAVIRLEPHKSPFPVKDEEFFLKLVEAAFSQRRKKLKNAISRSIPSEEKQSILNQLPESLMSKRAEELSPEDFASLANTILELKEKAGGI encoded by the coding sequence TTGGTCCGGGATCTTCTTGTAAGATATGGGGTAACAGGCGGATCCCATGATCAACATTTTCTCATTGATGAGGACATTCTAGATCTGATAGCTGATGCTGCAAACCTTTCTAAAAACGATCACGTTCTTGAAATAGGTGGTGGAATTGGAAATCTTACACAACGCCTTCTTAAAAAGGCGGGAAAAGTCACTGTAATTGAATATGATCCATATCTTGTCGACGTTCTCAACGATCGATTTGGTGACATGGATAATTTTGAAGTTATTCACGGTGATGCAGTAAAAGTTGATTTGCCTTCCTTTAACAAGGTTGTTGCAAATCTACCATACTCTATTTCTTCTCCAATCACTTTTCGCCTTTTAAAACACGGTTTTGATCTGGCTGTTTTAATGTACCAGTATGAGTTTGCAAAACGCATGATATCGCCATCAGGCTCTAAGGAGTACGGAAGGCTTTCAGTTGGCATCCAGCACTACGCAGATGCGGATATCATTATCAAGATATCTCCCTCGGCTTTCAGTCCCCGGCCGGAAGTATGGTCAGCTGTAATTCGCCTTGAGCCACACAAATCTCCTTTCCCTGTCAAAGATGAGGAATTTTTCCTCAAACTTGTGGAGGCTGCCTTCTCACAGAGAAGAAAGAAGCTCAAGAATGCCATTTCCAGATCCATTCCCTCCGAAGAGAAGCAGTCCATCCTTAACCAGCTTCCTGAATCCCTGATGAGCAAAAGAGCTGAAGAGCTTTCCCCGGAAGATTTTGCATCCCTTGCAAACACAATTCTGGAATTAAAGGAAAAGGCAGGAGGAATCTAA